A single region of the Gemmata palustris genome encodes:
- a CDS encoding fumarate reductase/succinate dehydrogenase flavoprotein subunit, which produces MQLDARVPGGPTAEKWSRFKKDQRLINPANKSKYHVIVVGSGLAGGSAAASLAELGYKVSCFCFQDSPRRAHSIAAQGGINAAKNYRNDGDSVHRLFYDTVKGGDFRSREANVHRLAEVSVNIIDQCVAQGVPFAREYGGLLDTRSFGGAQLQRTFYCRGQTGQQLLLGAYQALSRQIGLGAVKMFPRCEMLDLVVVDGKARGIVTRHLETGKIESHTADAVVLATGGYGNVFFLSTNAIGCNVTATYRAYKRGATFANPCYTQIHPTCIPVTGDHQSKLTLMSESLRNDGRVWVPKDKADCGKHPSEIPEAARDYYLERKYPSYGNLAPRDIASRAAKEACDDGRGVGPGARGVYLDFATAIAKQGRAKIEEKYSNLFEMYERITAESGYERPMRIYPAVHYTMGGSWVNYELMSNVPGLFVVGEANFSDHGANRLGASALMQGLADGYFVLPYTLTHWLAGEKPGVTPTDHPEFKRTEAEATERIKKLLSIKGKKTATELHRELGNVMWEKVGMARTRYSLESAIVRIQELRAEFWANVNVPGSDADLNTALERANRVSDFMEFGELLARDALVREESCGGHFRVEHQTSDGEAQRDDSKFCHVAAWEYAGEGKTPIRNEEPLVFDAIKLVERSYK; this is translated from the coding sequence ATGCAACTTGACGCGCGCGTTCCGGGCGGGCCGACGGCCGAGAAGTGGTCGCGGTTCAAAAAGGACCAGCGGCTCATCAACCCGGCCAACAAGTCGAAGTACCACGTCATCGTGGTCGGCAGCGGGCTGGCCGGTGGGAGCGCCGCGGCCTCGCTCGCCGAACTCGGCTACAAGGTCTCGTGCTTCTGCTTCCAGGACTCGCCCCGGCGCGCCCACAGCATCGCGGCGCAGGGCGGCATCAACGCCGCGAAGAACTACCGCAACGATGGCGACAGCGTCCACCGGCTCTTTTACGACACCGTGAAGGGCGGCGACTTCCGCTCGCGCGAGGCGAACGTTCACCGGCTCGCGGAAGTGAGCGTGAACATCATCGACCAGTGCGTCGCGCAGGGCGTGCCGTTCGCGCGCGAGTACGGTGGGCTGCTCGATACCCGCAGCTTCGGCGGCGCGCAGCTCCAGCGCACGTTCTACTGCCGCGGGCAAACGGGTCAGCAACTCCTGCTCGGCGCGTACCAGGCGCTCAGCCGGCAGATCGGGCTGGGCGCGGTGAAGATGTTCCCGCGCTGCGAGATGCTCGACCTCGTCGTGGTCGACGGTAAGGCGCGCGGGATCGTCACCCGGCACCTCGAAACGGGCAAAATCGAGTCGCACACGGCCGACGCGGTGGTGCTCGCGACCGGCGGGTACGGCAACGTGTTCTTCCTCTCGACGAACGCGATCGGGTGCAACGTCACGGCCACGTACCGCGCGTACAAGCGCGGCGCGACGTTCGCGAACCCGTGCTACACGCAGATCCACCCGACCTGTATCCCGGTGACCGGCGACCACCAGTCGAAGCTCACCCTCATGAGCGAATCGCTGCGGAACGACGGCCGCGTGTGGGTGCCGAAGGACAAGGCCGATTGCGGCAAGCACCCGAGCGAGATCCCCGAGGCCGCGCGCGACTACTACCTCGAGCGCAAGTACCCGAGCTACGGCAACCTCGCGCCGCGCGACATCGCGAGCCGGGCCGCGAAGGAGGCGTGCGACGACGGGCGCGGGGTCGGGCCGGGCGCGCGGGGGGTGTACCTCGACTTCGCGACCGCGATCGCGAAGCAGGGGCGCGCGAAGATCGAGGAGAAGTACAGCAACCTGTTCGAGATGTACGAGCGCATCACCGCCGAGAGCGGGTACGAGCGCCCGATGCGGATCTACCCCGCCGTCCACTACACGATGGGCGGGTCGTGGGTGAACTACGAACTCATGTCGAACGTACCGGGGCTGTTCGTGGTCGGCGAAGCGAACTTCTCGGACCACGGGGCGAACCGGCTCGGCGCGTCCGCGCTCATGCAGGGGCTCGCCGATGGGTACTTCGTGCTCCCGTACACGCTCACGCACTGGCTGGCGGGCGAGAAGCCCGGTGTGACGCCGACCGACCACCCGGAGTTCAAGCGGACCGAGGCCGAGGCCACGGAACGCATCAAGAAGCTGCTCTCAATCAAGGGCAAGAAGACCGCGACCGAACTGCACCGCGAGCTCGGCAACGTGATGTGGGAGAAGGTCGGCATGGCCCGCACTCGATACAGTCTGGAATCCGCGATCGTGCGCATTCAGGAATTGCGGGCCGAGTTCTGGGCGAACGTGAACGTGCCGGGCAGCGACGCGGACCTGAACACCGCGCTCGAGCGGGCGAACCGCGTCTCCGACTTCATGGAGTTCGGCGAACTGCTGGCCCGCGACGCGCTGGTGCGCGAGGAGAGCTGCGGCGGGCACTTCCGCGTGGAGCACCAGACGTCCGACGGCGAGGCGCAGCGCGACGACAGCAAATTCTGCCACGTCGCCGCGTGGGAGTACGCGGGCGAGGGCAAGACCCCGATCCGCAACGAGGAACCGCTCGTGTTCGATGCCATCAAGCTCGTCGAGCGGAGCTACAAGTGA
- a CDS encoding succinate dehydrogenase cytochrome b subunit, producing the protein MSSTTVRHPKGPPALKSDRQAAPFLRAFFDSSVGAKVTVALTGLGLAGFSVFHMIGNLKVFQGPDAINSYAHFLTHSLGALLWIARAGLLAIFLLHLALAIRLKLRSRAARPIGYAYPGSVQATVSSRTMIWSGAVVGLFVLFHLAHFTLLGLQSVEVEPGKVVNYLELKDKDGRHDVYNMVVAGFTTPWLAVLYIVAQVVLFVHLLHGVQSAFQTLGLKNNRFAPLIRLLGVAIAATILVGNLGIVIGVWAGLAPPLLLYGKAL; encoded by the coding sequence ATGTCATCCACTACCGTCCGCCACCCGAAGGGGCCACCGGCCCTCAAGTCCGACCGCCAAGCAGCCCCGTTCTTGCGGGCGTTCTTCGACTCCAGCGTCGGTGCGAAGGTCACTGTTGCGCTTACCGGCTTGGGGCTGGCCGGGTTCAGCGTCTTCCACATGATCGGCAACCTGAAAGTGTTCCAGGGGCCGGACGCGATCAACAGCTACGCCCACTTCCTCACGCACAGCCTGGGCGCCCTCCTCTGGATCGCACGCGCCGGGCTGCTCGCGATCTTCCTGTTGCACCTCGCACTCGCGATCCGCTTGAAGCTGCGGTCGCGCGCCGCGCGCCCGATCGGGTACGCGTACCCGGGCAGCGTCCAAGCGACGGTTTCCAGTCGCACGATGATCTGGAGCGGGGCCGTGGTCGGGCTGTTCGTCCTGTTCCACCTCGCGCACTTCACACTGTTGGGCCTCCAATCGGTGGAAGTGGAGCCGGGGAAGGTCGTGAATTACCTGGAACTGAAGGACAAAGACGGGCGGCACGACGTGTACAACATGGTCGTGGCCGGGTTCACGACGCCGTGGTTGGCCGTTCTGTACATCGTGGCACAGGTCGTGTTGTTCGTTCACCTGCTGCACGGCGTCCAGAGCGCGTTCCAAACGCTCGGGCTGAAGAACAACCGGTTCGCCCCGCTGATTCGGCTGCTGGGTGTCGCGATCGCGGCCACGATTTTGGTGGGTAACCTCGGGATCGTGATCGGTGTTTGGGCCGGACTCGCCCCGCCGCTCCTGCTGTACGGCAAGGCCCTTTGA
- a CDS encoding zinc-dependent alcohol dehydrogenase family protein, with product MKRVVFDRVGPPAEVLRLEDDVPAPQPRRGEVLVRMLASPVNPSDLMYIGGKYGLKPQFPATPGFEGVGVVEATGGGVLGWLRKGKRVAVINDRVGNWAEYTVTSARQVIPVPDAMSDEQAASFFVNPATALAMTQDVLKVTRGAWVLQSAAGGELGKMVIRLGHKFVFRTINVVRRREQVEELKKLGADHVIVESDGPIPEQVRKLVPDGVRYAIDPVGGETGSQVIASLAHGGRCLLFGSLSDEPISVHPRYFIGNDLSVEGFWLGAWAKKQRILTMLKLFRRMRELMNEGVLQTQFAATYPLEDVRKAVEHAATPGKGGKVLLKIGVR from the coding sequence GTGAAACGTGTCGTGTTCGATCGGGTCGGTCCGCCGGCCGAAGTGTTGCGCCTCGAAGACGACGTTCCGGCCCCGCAACCCCGGCGCGGCGAGGTCCTGGTGCGCATGCTCGCCAGCCCCGTGAACCCGTCCGATCTCATGTACATTGGGGGGAAGTACGGTCTCAAACCGCAGTTCCCCGCGACGCCCGGGTTCGAGGGCGTGGGCGTGGTGGAGGCGACCGGCGGCGGGGTGCTGGGGTGGTTGCGCAAGGGCAAGCGCGTCGCGGTGATTAACGACCGCGTCGGCAACTGGGCCGAGTACACCGTCACGTCCGCGCGCCAGGTGATCCCGGTCCCGGACGCGATGAGCGACGAGCAGGCCGCATCGTTCTTCGTGAACCCGGCGACCGCGCTGGCCATGACGCAGGACGTGCTGAAGGTCACGCGCGGCGCGTGGGTGCTCCAGAGTGCGGCCGGCGGGGAACTCGGGAAGATGGTGATCCGGCTCGGGCACAAGTTCGTGTTTCGCACGATCAACGTGGTGCGCCGGCGCGAGCAGGTCGAGGAACTGAAGAAGCTCGGCGCGGATCACGTCATCGTCGAATCGGACGGCCCGATCCCGGAACAGGTGCGGAAACTCGTTCCCGACGGCGTGCGGTACGCGATCGATCCTGTGGGCGGCGAGACGGGCTCACAGGTGATCGCGTCGCTGGCCCACGGCGGGCGGTGCCTGTTGTTCGGCTCGCTCTCGGACGAGCCCATTTCGGTTCACCCGCGCTACTTCATCGGGAACGATCTCAGTGTGGAGGGCTTTTGGCTCGGCGCGTGGGCCAAGAAACAGCGCATCCTCACGATGCTGAAGCTGTTCCGCCGGATGCGCGAACTGATGAACGAGGGCGTATTACAAACGCAGTTCGCAGCCACCTACCCGCTCGAAGACGTGCGCAAGGCGGTCGAGCACGCCGCTACGCCCGGCAAAGGCGGCAAGGTGTTGCTGAAGATCGGCGTGCGGTGA
- the cls gene encoding cardiolipin synthase has translation MSLSDFLTAFWPDIAGWLLLTEVLLTVGTLLAVMHIKREPMSAIAWSLTVLLVPFFGAFLFLVFGYQTVHRRLRRRRERSKAYKAFTARTGGPSAGVRPELEVLAKLGHHGDGFPVTGGNAVALYHEGNAAFEAMLQAIESAQHHVHSQFFICHSDDTGKRFINALRACAKRKVEVRFLVDWVGSYGLSSRLLRELEADGGRVASFLPLVNPLRVNLRNHRKILVVDGHTGFAGGLNIGDEYLSKCPTFGYWRDTHFRIAGPAVEGLQHTFLDDWHFTTNEAVKGGRYFPAPEKRAPGTVLAQVVASGPDAEYKAIRETYVAAILRARERVWIASPYFVPDAGFRDALVIAARSGVDVRLLGLCRPDKWLPFLAARYYWTDMLAAGVKVYQYTRGMLHSKLVLVDDEWASVGSANTDNRSLFLNFECNVQFFDAGVVKGLEEAYLADLEWSVRLDPDVYATRPLVGRLAENACRLFSPVL, from the coding sequence ATGTCCCTTTCCGACTTCCTCACGGCGTTCTGGCCAGATATCGCCGGCTGGCTGCTGCTGACCGAAGTGCTACTGACCGTCGGCACGCTGCTCGCGGTGATGCACATCAAGCGCGAACCGATGTCGGCGATCGCGTGGTCGCTCACGGTGCTGCTGGTGCCGTTCTTCGGCGCGTTCCTGTTTCTGGTCTTCGGCTACCAGACCGTCCACCGCCGGTTGCGCCGGCGCCGGGAGCGGAGCAAGGCGTACAAGGCGTTCACCGCGCGCACCGGCGGCCCGTCCGCGGGCGTTCGGCCCGAGTTGGAAGTGCTCGCCAAATTGGGGCACCACGGCGACGGCTTCCCGGTCACGGGGGGGAACGCCGTCGCCCTGTACCACGAGGGCAACGCCGCGTTCGAGGCCATGCTCCAAGCGATCGAATCGGCGCAACACCACGTTCACTCGCAGTTCTTCATTTGCCACTCGGACGATACCGGGAAGCGGTTCATTAACGCGCTGCGCGCGTGTGCCAAGCGGAAGGTGGAAGTGCGGTTCCTGGTGGACTGGGTGGGGTCATACGGGCTGTCGTCGCGCCTGTTGCGAGAACTCGAAGCGGACGGCGGGCGGGTCGCGTCGTTTTTGCCGCTCGTGAACCCGCTGCGGGTGAACTTGCGGAACCACCGCAAGATCCTGGTCGTGGACGGGCACACCGGGTTCGCCGGGGGGCTGAACATCGGCGACGAGTACCTCAGCAAGTGCCCGACGTTCGGTTACTGGCGCGACACGCACTTCCGCATCGCGGGGCCGGCTGTCGAGGGACTCCAGCACACGTTCCTCGACGACTGGCACTTCACCACCAACGAGGCCGTGAAGGGCGGCAGGTACTTCCCCGCGCCCGAAAAACGCGCGCCGGGAACGGTGCTCGCACAAGTGGTCGCGTCCGGGCCGGACGCGGAGTATAAGGCGATCCGCGAGACCTACGTCGCGGCCATTCTGCGGGCGCGCGAGCGGGTGTGGATCGCCAGCCCGTACTTCGTGCCCGATGCGGGGTTCCGCGACGCCCTCGTGATCGCAGCGCGGTCCGGGGTCGACGTGCGACTGCTGGGGTTGTGCCGCCCGGACAAATGGCTCCCGTTCCTGGCGGCCCGGTACTACTGGACGGACATGCTCGCGGCGGGGGTGAAAGTGTACCAGTACACGCGGGGCATGTTGCACAGCAAGTTGGTGCTGGTGGACGACGAATGGGCGTCCGTCGGCTCCGCGAACACGGACAACCGCAGCCTGTTTCTCAACTTCGAGTGCAACGTTCAGTTCTTCGACGCGGGCGTCGTGAAGGGATTGGAAGAGGCGTACTTGGCGGACCTGGAGTGGTCGGTGCGACTCGACCCGGACGTGTACGCGACCCGCCCGCTGGTGGGGCGCCTCGCCGAGAATGCGTGCCGGCTATTTAGCCCGGTGTTGTGA
- a CDS encoding GGDEF domain-containing protein → MSSSGRVIAEKVTETWVSTPKKLFTAKREACLVHIYPTGPTMGCRYPLTDRPLVLGRGEDSDIRLTDHSVSRKHALIEPAVDGYHVSDQNSTNGTFVNDKQLETSRLLSDGDYLRVGNCLYRYLAGGNIEAEYHEEIYRLTILDGLTQIHNQRYLDEFLEREVVRSQRHHRPLSVLAIDIDKFKTINDSLGHLCGDFVLRELAGVIRGIVRQEDLFARSGGEEFVVVLVETTLEGALQVAERIREAVAEHQFRFETTPVNLTISIGLASTMGDDNASTTDLRHTADQKLYEAKRTGRNRVCS, encoded by the coding sequence ATGTCGTCGTCCGGGCGCGTCATCGCCGAGAAGGTCACCGAGACGTGGGTTTCCACGCCGAAGAAACTGTTTACGGCCAAACGCGAAGCGTGCCTGGTTCACATTTACCCGACCGGCCCGACGATGGGGTGCCGGTACCCGCTCACCGACCGGCCGCTCGTCCTCGGGCGCGGGGAAGACAGCGACATCCGGCTCACCGATCACTCCGTTTCGCGCAAGCACGCGCTGATCGAACCGGCCGTGGACGGCTACCACGTGTCCGATCAGAACAGCACCAACGGCACGTTCGTTAACGACAAACAGCTCGAAACCTCCCGGTTGCTCAGCGACGGCGACTACCTGCGGGTCGGGAACTGCCTGTACCGCTACCTCGCGGGCGGGAACATCGAGGCCGAGTACCACGAAGAGATCTACCGGCTCACGATCCTCGACGGGCTGACGCAGATCCACAACCAGCGATACCTGGACGAGTTCCTGGAGCGCGAGGTCGTGCGGTCCCAGCGGCACCACCGGCCGCTCTCGGTCCTGGCCATCGACATCGACAAGTTCAAAACGATCAACGACAGCCTGGGCCACCTGTGCGGCGACTTCGTGCTCCGCGAACTGGCGGGCGTGATCCGCGGGATCGTGCGCCAGGAAGACTTGTTCGCCCGCTCCGGCGGTGAAGAGTTCGTCGTCGTGTTGGTCGAAACGACGCTCGAGGGCGCGCTGCAGGTCGCGGAGCGCATCCGCGAAGCGGTGGCCGAGCACCAGTTCCGGTTCGAGACCACCCCGGTCAACCTCACGATCAGCATCGGACTGGCGAGCACGATGGGCGACGACAACGCCAGCACGACCGACCTGCGCCACACGGCCGACCAGAAACTGTATGAGGCCAAGCGCACGGGCCGCAATCGGGTTTGCAGCTAA
- the larB gene encoding nickel pincer cofactor biosynthesis protein LarB translates to MTSDELQQLLEGVRTGAIDVTDATARLGRASVAELSFATLDLDRQQRCGFPEVVFAEGKTAEWVEGAVRRLSEAGQDCFVTRVSAEQSAHLATHFPHADQDRLARTFWLPLAGERPAPVGRVCVVTAGTSDLPVAQEALVTARVMGAGVELIVDVGVAGLHRILRQRERLTSADVVIVVAGMDGALPSVVGGLVDCPVIACPTSIGYGAAFGGVAALLTMLNSCSAGVCVVNIDAGFKAGYVAARFTKRLQTPSARG, encoded by the coding sequence ATGACCTCCGACGAATTGCAGCAACTCCTGGAAGGCGTGCGCACCGGGGCGATCGACGTGACCGACGCGACGGCCCGGTTGGGGCGAGCGTCGGTCGCGGAGCTGAGCTTCGCCACGCTCGACTTGGACCGCCAGCAGCGGTGCGGGTTCCCGGAGGTGGTGTTCGCGGAGGGGAAGACGGCCGAGTGGGTAGAAGGGGCGGTTCGGAGGCTCTCGGAAGCGGGGCAGGACTGCTTCGTGACGCGCGTAAGCGCGGAGCAGTCGGCCCACCTAGCTACTCACTTCCCGCACGCGGACCAGGACCGGCTCGCGCGCACCTTCTGGCTGCCCCTCGCGGGCGAGCGCCCGGCCCCGGTCGGTAGGGTGTGCGTCGTCACCGCGGGTACGAGCGACCTGCCCGTCGCGCAAGAAGCGCTCGTCACGGCGCGGGTGATGGGCGCGGGGGTGGAACTCATTGTGGACGTGGGCGTGGCCGGGCTGCACCGCATCTTGCGGCAGCGCGAGCGGCTCACCTCAGCGGACGTGGTGATCGTGGTCGCGGGGATGGACGGGGCGCTGCCGAGCGTGGTCGGCGGGCTGGTGGACTGCCCGGTGATCGCGTGCCCGACGAGCATCGGCTACGGGGCCGCGTTCGGCGGCGTCGCGGCGCTGCTCACGATGCTGAACAGTTGCTCGGCCGGCGTGTGCGTGGTGAACATTGATGCGGGCTTCAAGGCGGGCTACGTTGCCGCCCGCTTCACGAAGCGCCTTCAAACACCGAGCGCCCGTGGGTGA